One window of Paenibacillus albicereus genomic DNA carries:
- a CDS encoding DEAD/DEAH box helicase — protein MSEGGDGAATEAMPAGDSMRSVAFAGEGDAGSTRGQAEARTPNHARSENVLDPALKPFHPVLAEWFEGTFGTPTDAQRRAWSSILGGAHTLLAAPTGSGKTLAALLPCLDRVLRAKEAAFAPEARAEDSATAAGPEQAASPSSDGRARGDEPESAAAPEPALEGGSSGAVWRPGVRVLYVTPLKALNNDIYDHVTEFVAQIAERMERRSHQGVPGITCAVRTGDTPSSKRAAMLRRPPDVLVTTPESLFILLGSDKGRLMLRTAEQIIVDEIHDLAADKRGSHLSLTLERLEAWRGGPLQRIGLSATQKPMERVARFLGGWAPPDSADAPRPVARFLGGWAPPDSADAPRPVARFLGGWAPPDSADAPRPVARFLGGWAPPDSVDAPRPVAPFLGSWAPPDSVDAQAPRADSESVSGRLAASASSPDARSSAAKRSKSATERSGEADDGRQARLEAEAAEPAEALPAHPLGFLPRPVAILESSMAKTMDVRVTMPGRVRLGNSRDSVWFPILDRLLQLMEGCRSVLVFVNSRRMAERLCLRLNDYTGQEMCRAHHGSMDRGRRLEVERLLKEGRLRCIVATSSLELGIDVGHVDLVVQLDSPLSAAAGIQRIGRAGHAVGEASRGVILARQRGSLPEIAVLGRMIAERDIDPIEVPRDALDVLSQQAVAVASLDTVPVERLYRLILGSDSYRTFPRQRLLDMLAVLAGLYPFARPLLEWDREKDAIGPRSNTRMAAVTGAGTIPQSGAYPVHHADSRSHVGELDEEFVQESRVGDVFQLGTSSWMISGISKDRVYVKETGNRFSEIPFWRNEAGSRSYRLGERVAQLWTELMERLEAADAAHGDTAIEGAASPASDAADVEGASPAAPSDEPEAPFSAAEEAVIRDLQEPYRLDDRAARSLVSLIRAQRATGVVPTASRLAVEVYKDIAGQTHIVIHNAWGRRVNRTWQLAIERKFETSLPHRLYGNAKDNGIEFVLPEWDPSWLQAVRSVTPDNLRELLVEALPGSPLLSVAFRRIAETSLLLKRSFGRTPMWQLRLRGEELLRAALPYADRFPYLNEAMRECLRDYLDEPRLRELLGRMQEGRIAMAVHYRDLPSPLASQFAADYVNMRIYEGDGLDRAVQAQLLQMSRELAGELFGQEALRGAVDPQVLAAERRRLETPAAGAPDSADELYRLLKQRGDLAEPELLAAVRAAARAEAAAGGDASQANADADGARPAASGGFGSGRSFGSAGKEVARESPDAAAAAEAAVEAAAGWLRQLREQRRVAVYEPGGGLAGRLVCADEAELYGRFPQEDDASSFVVERWIAGRLAFTPEELAARYPALDTNGAQLLISRLLEADRIQLAPFAEEDELLFTSALTAARVVRLSVQAARGRSEAADAVRWCRLLAGRQHALHGTQLQGEHGLLRVLEQLQGFFFPLSYWESFLLPSRLASYRPEELDLLCASGEVLWLGRKNEGEKEGKVAFFLPESRDLIASWLPADDAPPAHPQLLERLKRGGAMFLAPLARELGRQPSDVQAELLELVWQGHVSNDQFAPLRGPAPASRSRGSRTGRGAWGGSGLGRWFWTGSLRPEAESGSPRTAASTGRPERTAAAEPSAEMETGLTALLSGRSASSLLGASAAALAAGSFPQDGSPALRWIDRLLDVYGIVSRDLAAAMSPYAWDELLPVLKRLEEWGVLVRGQLIEGVPAMQFTTREIAESLRLPLPGEDDGLTVLSAADPANPFGLLADWPGEGEGGFARKPGNFLVLEDGEWRYWVESNGRRIRSLGPKGEARDEAPAAASLQQALASIASRQGLAKIAVEQWNGRPVDESPAADALRGIGAERDRHRFVLWKSQLNARR, from the coding sequence ATGTCCGAGGGCGGAGACGGCGCGGCGACGGAAGCGATGCCGGCAGGAGACAGCATGCGATCCGTCGCTTTCGCCGGGGAAGGCGACGCAGGAAGCACGCGCGGCCAAGCCGAAGCAAGGACGCCGAACCATGCCCGGAGCGAGAACGTCCTCGATCCGGCGCTCAAGCCGTTTCATCCCGTGCTGGCCGAGTGGTTCGAAGGCACGTTCGGGACGCCGACCGACGCGCAGCGCCGCGCCTGGTCGTCCATTCTGGGCGGAGCCCATACGCTGCTCGCGGCGCCGACAGGCTCCGGCAAGACGCTCGCGGCCTTGCTCCCCTGCCTCGACCGCGTGCTGCGGGCCAAGGAGGCGGCCTTCGCGCCGGAAGCAAGGGCGGAAGACTCGGCTACCGCAGCCGGGCCTGAGCAGGCGGCATCCCCTTCATCAGATGGGCGCGCGCGTGGAGACGAGCCTGAATCGGCAGCGGCACCCGAGCCTGCGCTTGAGGGCGGCTCCTCGGGCGCCGTCTGGCGGCCGGGCGTGCGCGTCCTTTACGTAACGCCGCTCAAAGCGCTCAACAACGATATCTATGACCACGTGACGGAGTTCGTCGCGCAGATCGCCGAGCGGATGGAACGTCGGTCACACCAAGGAGTGCCGGGTATTACTTGCGCGGTCCGGACCGGGGATACACCCTCCTCGAAACGCGCCGCGATGCTGCGCCGTCCGCCCGACGTGCTGGTGACGACGCCGGAATCATTGTTCATCCTGCTCGGCTCCGACAAAGGACGCCTCATGCTGCGGACGGCGGAGCAGATCATCGTCGACGAAATCCACGATCTGGCGGCGGACAAGCGGGGCTCCCACCTGTCGCTGACGCTCGAGCGGCTGGAAGCTTGGCGAGGCGGCCCGCTGCAGCGCATCGGCCTGTCGGCGACGCAAAAGCCGATGGAGCGCGTGGCGCGCTTCCTCGGCGGCTGGGCGCCTCCGGATTCCGCTGATGCGCCCCGCCCGGTGGCGCGCTTCCTTGGCGGCTGGGCGCCTCCGGATTCCGCTGATGCGCCCCGCCCGGTGGCGCGCTTCCTCGGCGGCTGGGCGCCTCCGGATTCCGCTGATGCGCCCCGCCCGGTGGCGCGCTTCCTCGGCGGCTGGGCGCCTCCGGATTCCGTCGATGCGCCCCGCCCGGTGGCGCCCTTCCTCGGCAGCTGGGCGCCTCCGGATTCCGTCGATGCGCAAGCTCCACGTGCCGATTCCGAATCCGTATCCGGCCGGCTTGCAGCCTCCGCCTCTTCTCCCGACGCCCGATCCTCCGCTGCGAAGCGGTCCAAGTCCGCCACGGAACGGAGCGGCGAAGCGGACGACGGCCGCCAAGCCCGTCTCGAAGCGGAGGCGGCCGAGCCAGCCGAGGCGCTGCCTGCGCACCCGCTCGGCTTCCTCCCACGACCGGTCGCCATTCTGGAAAGCTCGATGGCCAAGACGATGGACGTCCGCGTCACGATGCCCGGGCGCGTCCGGCTCGGCAACAGCCGCGACTCCGTCTGGTTCCCGATCCTGGACCGGCTGCTGCAGCTGATGGAGGGCTGCCGCTCCGTGCTCGTCTTCGTCAACAGCCGCCGCATGGCGGAGCGGCTGTGCCTGCGCCTCAACGACTACACCGGCCAGGAGATGTGCCGCGCCCACCACGGCAGCATGGACCGGGGGCGGAGGCTCGAGGTGGAGCGGCTGCTCAAGGAAGGACGGCTCCGCTGCATCGTCGCCACCTCCTCGCTGGAGCTCGGCATCGACGTCGGCCATGTCGACCTCGTCGTGCAGCTCGACTCGCCTCTGTCCGCCGCGGCCGGCATCCAGCGCATCGGGCGCGCCGGCCACGCCGTCGGCGAGGCGAGCCGCGGCGTCATCCTCGCCCGCCAGCGCGGCTCGCTGCCGGAGATCGCGGTGCTCGGGCGCATGATCGCCGAGCGGGACATCGACCCGATCGAGGTGCCGCGCGATGCGCTCGACGTGCTGTCGCAGCAGGCGGTGGCGGTCGCTTCCCTCGATACGGTTCCGGTCGAGCGGCTGTACCGGCTCATCCTCGGCAGCGACAGCTACCGGACGTTTCCGCGCCAGCGGCTGCTCGACATGCTCGCGGTGCTGGCCGGACTGTACCCGTTCGCCCGCCCGCTGCTGGAGTGGGACCGCGAGAAGGACGCCATCGGACCGCGCTCCAATACCCGCATGGCCGCCGTCACGGGAGCCGGCACGATTCCGCAGAGCGGAGCCTATCCCGTCCACCACGCCGACAGCCGCTCCCATGTCGGGGAGCTGGACGAGGAGTTCGTGCAGGAGAGCCGCGTCGGCGACGTATTCCAGCTCGGCACGAGCTCCTGGATGATCTCCGGCATCAGCAAGGACCGCGTCTATGTCAAGGAAACGGGCAACCGCTTCAGCGAGATTCCGTTCTGGCGCAACGAGGCCGGCTCCCGCTCCTATCGGCTCGGCGAGCGCGTCGCGCAGCTGTGGACGGAGCTCATGGAGCGGCTGGAGGCCGCCGACGCGGCGCATGGCGATACGGCCATCGAAGGAGCGGCCTCGCCGGCATCCGATGCGGCGGATGTCGAAGGAGCATCCCCGGCAGCTCCGTCCGACGAGCCGGAAGCTCCATTCAGCGCGGCGGAGGAAGCGGTCATCCGCGACCTCCAGGAGCCGTACCGCCTCGACGACCGGGCTGCGCGCAGCCTCGTCTCCCTTATCCGCGCGCAGCGGGCGACGGGCGTCGTGCCGACCGCTTCGCGCCTGGCGGTGGAGGTATACAAGGACATCGCCGGCCAGACCCATATCGTCATCCACAACGCCTGGGGCCGCCGCGTGAACCGGACCTGGCAGCTGGCGATCGAGCGGAAGTTCGAGACGAGCCTGCCGCATCGCCTGTACGGCAACGCCAAAGACAACGGCATCGAGTTCGTGCTGCCGGAGTGGGACCCGTCCTGGCTGCAGGCGGTCCGTTCCGTGACGCCGGACAACCTGCGCGAGCTGCTCGTCGAGGCGTTGCCCGGCTCGCCCCTGCTCTCCGTGGCGTTCCGTCGGATCGCCGAGACGTCGCTGCTGCTGAAGCGCAGCTTCGGCCGCACGCCGATGTGGCAGCTGCGCTTGCGCGGGGAGGAGCTGCTGCGGGCCGCGCTTCCTTATGCGGACCGCTTTCCCTATCTGAACGAGGCGATGCGCGAATGCCTGCGGGACTACCTCGACGAGCCGCGTCTGAGGGAGCTGCTCGGCCGGATGCAGGAAGGACGGATCGCGATGGCCGTCCATTACCGGGACCTGCCTTCCCCGCTCGCCTCGCAGTTCGCCGCCGACTACGTCAACATGCGCATCTATGAGGGGGACGGCCTCGACCGCGCCGTCCAGGCGCAGCTGCTGCAGATGAGCCGCGAGCTCGCCGGCGAGCTGTTCGGCCAGGAAGCGCTGCGCGGCGCCGTCGATCCGCAGGTGCTCGCAGCGGAGCGGCGGCGCCTCGAGACGCCGGCCGCCGGAGCGCCGGACAGCGCGGACGAGCTGTACCGGCTGCTCAAGCAGCGCGGCGATCTGGCCGAGCCGGAGCTGCTCGCCGCCGTACGGGCAGCCGCCCGGGCCGAGGCGGCCGCAGGCGGAGATGCCTCGCAGGCGAATGCCGACGCCGACGGCGCTCGGCCCGCCGCTAGCGGCGGCTTCGGCTCCGGCAGAAGCTTCGGCTCCGCGGGGAAAGAGGTTGCCCGGGAGTCGCCGGATGCCGCTGCGGCCGCCGAAGCCGCCGTAGAAGCGGCGGCCGGCTGGCTGCGCCAGCTGCGGGAGCAGCGGCGCGTCGCTGTCTACGAGCCGGGCGGCGGGCTCGCGGGGCGCCTCGTCTGCGCGGACGAGGCCGAGCTGTACGGCCGCTTCCCGCAGGAGGACGACGCCTCATCCTTCGTCGTCGAGCGCTGGATCGCCGGCCGGCTCGCCTTCACGCCGGAGGAGCTGGCCGCCCGCTACCCGGCGCTCGATACGAACGGCGCCCAGCTGTTGATCTCGCGGCTGCTGGAGGCGGACCGCATCCAGCTCGCGCCTTTTGCCGAGGAGGACGAGCTCCTCTTCACATCGGCGCTCACCGCCGCGCGCGTCGTCCGGCTGTCCGTGCAGGCGGCGCGCGGGCGCAGCGAGGCGGCGGACGCCGTCCGCTGGTGCCGCCTCCTCGCCGGCAGGCAGCACGCGCTCCACGGCACGCAGCTGCAAGGAGAACATGGCCTGCTGCGAGTGCTGGAGCAGCTGCAGGGCTTCTTTTTCCCGCTGTCGTACTGGGAGTCGTTCCTGCTGCCGTCGCGGCTCGCCTCCTACCGGCCCGAGGAGCTCGACCTGCTCTGCGCCTCCGGCGAGGTGCTGTGGCTCGGACGCAAGAACGAGGGGGAAAAAGAAGGCAAGGTCGCCTTCTTCCTCCCGGAATCCCGCGACCTGATCGCTTCGTGGCTGCCTGCGGACGATGCGCCGCCCGCTCATCCGCAGCTGCTGGAGCGCCTGAAGCGCGGCGGCGCGATGTTCCTCGCTCCGCTCGCCCGCGAGCTCGGCCGCCAGCCGTCCGACGTGCAGGCCGAGCTGCTCGAGCTCGTCTGGCAAGGCCATGTGTCGAACGACCAGTTCGCCCCGCTGCGCGGCCCGGCTCCGGCTTCCCGCTCGCGCGGCTCCCGGACCGGCCGGGGCGCATGGGGCGGCTCCGGGCTCGGCCGCTGGTTCTGGACCGGCTCGCTGCGTCCGGAGGCGGAAAGCGGCTCGCCGCGGACCGCTGCAAGCACGGGACGGCCGGAGCGGACCGCTGCCGCCGAGCCCAGCGCGGAGATGGAAACCGGCTTGACGGCACTTCTTTCAGGAAGGTCCGCCTCCAGCCTGCTCGGCGCGAGCGCCGCTGCGCTCGCCGCAGGATCCTTCCCCCAGGACGGATCGCCGGCGCTGCGCTGGATCGACCGGCTGCTCGACGTCTACGGCATCGTGTCGCGCGACCTGGCGGCCGCGATGTCGCCGTACGCTTGGGACGAGCTGCTGCCCGTGCTGAAGCGGCTCGAGGAATGGGGCGTGCTCGTGCGCGGCCAGCTGATCGAGGGCGTCCCGGCGATGCAGTTCACGACCCGGGAGATCGCCGAGTCGCTGCGCCTGCCGCTGCCCGGCGAGGACGACGGCCTGACCGTGCTGAGCGCCGCTGATCCGGCCAATCCGTTCGGCCTGCTGGCCGACTGGCCCGGCGAGGGCGAAGGCGGCTTCGCCCGCAAGCCCGGCAACTTCCTCGTGCTGGAGGACGGGGAGTGGCGCTACTGGGTGGAAAGCAACGGCCGCCGCATCCGCAGCCTCGGCCCGAAGGGAGAGGCGCGGGACGAGGCGCCGGCCGCCGCGTCGCTGCAGCAGGCGCTCGCGTCGATCGCCTCCCGCCAGGGGCTGGCCAAGATCGCCGTCGAGCAGTGGAACGGCCGCCCGGTGGACGAGTCGCCGGCGGCCGACGCGCTGCGCGGCATCGGAGCGGAGCGCGACCGGCATCGCTTCGTGCTGTGGAAAAGCCAGCTGAACGCGCGGCGCTGA